Part of the Spirochaetota bacterium genome, CACAAAGCGGGCATCCCGATTTGGCAAGAAATGCACACTGAATATTTGATTCTGCTCACCTCTCCATGAAGCGTAGATGTTATAGTCAGGTGTTAATGAAATTGTTGGGCATTTTAGATTAGTATTTAATCGAAAAAAATTATAAAAATTGCGAAGCGATCCGACCGCTATGCCAAGACTGGCAGAATCTTCTTCCTTTGCATCATTAAACAAAGTGAGAATTCTATTGGCCAAACTTTCGCGATAGCGAGTAGGGAGTGACTTTCTAATCTGGTAAATTAATTCTTGTACTTGATTCTCTTCGTTATTAAGTAAATCCGTTTGTGTATAGGGATCTTCCTCCTTAGGAAAATACTTAGAAAAATCATCCTCTAAGGTTTCAACAATAAAGGTTTTACGCTTTGTTGGAAGTCCTTGAAATTCATCATATGTTCCAATATATGGGCTGCCTGTTTGGAAATCAAGTAATTGGTTCCCATATGCTATGATGGGTTCTGATGTTTGCATTTTATTCTCGCTCCCATATTTTCTGAATTGTAGGGGTTGTTATATCAGTAAAACCTTTGACTATCCATTCATGTGCTACGTCAAACCATTCACGAATAGCTTCTTTATTTGTTGACTCGCCAATTCCCCGAGTCTTCAATTCTAGAACAAGCAAGGTAATTTTGTCTTCAGTTCGTATAGCTTGTTTTAAACTAACTATCAAATGCCCTTTCTTTTCCGGCAAAGGGAATTCTGACCACCAAGTGACTTTTTCAGGACTTGGCAAGAAACGCTTATTATTTTGTTTCCAAACAAAATCCTGAAATATATTTGGAAGGTCATTGATGGTATTCCATCCTTGCCCATTTGGGATATGGTTGATATAGCTAAGTTCATATTCGATTGGTTTTAACTCTCCTAACTCAAGTTCAGAAAAAAAGTTAACGACAGTATTCAAAACACTCTCGAAATTCTTGATAACGTGGTCATATCTTGGATAATCGCTATGCCTACGTCGCCAATTGAAATAAAATCGATCAATTTGAAATTGAATTAATTGATCATCTAATTCGTTTATAAACCATAATCTCGGTAAGGGTATGCCTACTGTTGATTCTATTATAAATTCACCTTTAGCTGATGCTATCGGTGCAGCATGTTGGATAATCGGATAATCATTTCGAAATTTATCCCAAAGTAAACCGATATGTGGGATTCGAAGTTTATCGGGAGTATCAAATCGCAACCCGCAAACAACTTCGTTAACAGGCGGGTTCTTATAACTTGGAAGAGCGTCTGTTGAAAAGGAACTTTCGATTATGTTAGTCATAAAAAATATTACCCCCTTAATCTATGTTATTAACATCTATTATACCATAAATATTATTTAAAGGAAAAGAGCACATTGTTTTATCTTCTCTGATTGTAATTATGTATTGATTAAAGCACTATAACTAGTTAATATATAGTTTTCTATATAATAACAAATATAAATTACCAACAAGTCAAATTAAAAAATATTGAAATTATAGAACTGGATAATATTCAAAATATAATGATATACAGAAACAGGATACCCCCCAGGCTGCCCAATTCGTCGTTTCTATTATTTTTTGCGAGCGCTTTATTACATATATCAGCAATTTTCATAATATCAAAGTGTTTTTTAACTTCCTTGATATTATTTTATGCACAGAGTTGATTAGCATTTAAATCTATAATCTAAAGTACTAAGGTTTCTAACCAGGATAAGAAGCATTATCTCCCAGGCCAGGAAGAATATTACCTAGGTCGGGAAGAATATTACCTAGGTCAGGAAGGATATTACCTAGGTCGGGAAGAATATTACCTAGGTCAGGAAGGATATTACCTAGGTCGGGAAGAATATTACCTAGGTCAGGAAGAATATTACCTAGGTCGGGAAGAATATTACCTAGGTCAGGAAGGATATTACCTAGGTCGGGAAGAATATTACCTAGGTCAGGAAGGATATTACCTAGGTCGGGAAGAATATTACCTAGGTCAGGAAGAATATTACCTAGGTCGGGAAGAATATTACCTAGGTCGGGAAGGATATTACCTAGGTCAGGAAGGATATTACCTAGGTCAGGAAGAATATTACCCAGGTCAGGAAGAATATTACCCAGGTTAGGAAGGATATTACCTAAGTCAGAATGATTATTACCCAAGTAAGAAGGTTGATAAACCGAGTCGGAGGGGTAATTTTAATAAGAATTGCCCTGTTTTCCCTAATTTTTCTTTATGATTCCTTTGCGATCTCATCATCATGGGGCAATTATTTATTTCAACCTTTGTTGGCAACTACTCAGTTGTTTTTTCATATACACTATAAAATAAAAGATATATAAAGGAGATGAGTTGGAGCAGCATAAAAGCATGTAATTCCGGCTGTGGTGTAGCGGAATACCGGAATCTAAAGCAATTGTTAGTAGGGTTTTGTATACATTTAAGATTCCTGCATTGGTATAGCCTGCTTCTGTGAATACCTGACATCTGCCCACAAATTATTGTAAAATAGGGAATAAGAAGATTATTGAGATAAGGCGATTGATTATAAAGAAGATAAACTAACTGAATTAATAATAAAGTCTATTATTGAGGTTCATAATACTCCTGGTACAGGGTTTTGGGAAAGTATTTATAGAAAGGCATTAATATTTGAGTTAAACAATTGTAATATTATAGCAGAAAATGAAAGGGAAGTTATTATCTTTTATCAAGATGAACAAATTGGCTGTCCTAGGCTTGATATTCTTGTAGAAAATAGAATTATTATTGAACTAAAGAGTGTTGAAGATTTTTGTAAATCACATTATGCTCAAATTCGTTCATATGTAAAAGCAACCGGACTTAATGTTGGTATTTATGTTAACTTTGCTAAGCAGAGGGCAGATTTTAGAAGAATAGAAATTGATTAAATATCTCTATATCTCTTTAATCCCCACATCTCCTTGTTTTACACAAAAAAATTTGGGAAGAAGTCAGTGTGAAAACAGGGGGATGACATTTTCAACAACCTCAACTCATTCTACCTGTATTATTAGTAAAATAAATATTATTGTATCCATAGCTGAGTAGTTATCTAAATAGATTGCAGGAAAAATTAAACCAAAGAACAGCTATACCAAGCATGTGTGGCAGTCTCTTTTTATTAAGAATAATTGAACTCTAATAGTTTAAAAATCTTTTTGATAAACAAAAAGAAATGTTTGCTTGGCGGTTGTAGAAAAGACAAATATTACAGGGCTGGAAACATAAATGGAATAATACTTGATATTTTGAGATGTTTTTCTAAATTGGTTTCAATAACTATTATTTAGATTGGCCTTTGTGCCACGTAGATGGAATAATTTCATAGATTTATTATGAATATGCAGTAAATATTCTAATAGATGTTTTA contains:
- a CDS encoding TIGR04255 family protein, with translation MTNIIESSFSTDALPSYKNPPVNEVVCGLRFDTPDKLRIPHIGLLWDKFRNDYPIIQHAAPIASAKGEFIIESTVGIPLPRLWFINELDDQLIQFQIDRFYFNWRRRHSDYPRYDHVIKNFESVLNTVVNFFSELELGELKPIEYELSYINHIPNGQGWNTINDLPNIFQDFVWKQNNKRFLPSPEKVTWWSEFPLPEKKGHLIVSLKQAIRTEDKITLLVLELKTRGIGESTNKEAIREWFDVAHEWIVKGFTDITTPTIQKIWERE